A stretch of Oncorhynchus mykiss isolate Arlee chromosome 14, USDA_OmykA_1.1, whole genome shotgun sequence DNA encodes these proteins:
- the LOC110489019 gene encoding F-box/LRR-repeat protein 12, with amino-acid sequence MADFRTSTLDYFPENILIDILSYLGVRELIRSGRVCKRWRRLVKDQRLWRVVDLTAWKGVTSRMLWVLLRQYLGTGLRCLRLRGLLLSARGGAFLSESWLKALSSRCPRLRSLSLLHADLRGLHSCQLLPTTLQVLELRGCELPQGFFTQTPLSPEKQAGMASTAATQQQGRVQTGKVPASTSGIAIETMVLDNVPSFTDQHLQSLASWLRLSRLELRNVLRVTAEGLRRSAAQETDSGLNGLSRLKYLEIGHFGRPGAQLQMASLGLGVGWLGLEELSLGGKEVGPGLLSASRLRDLKRLRLRCCKLREMQVLRSCRTLRDLRRLEFCEVFFQVCPKTPEREGEVERQGEGEEGREGGTDSGDDKLEENDPVPSLRRSLAALLPQCALVFTNCTVTITSD; translated from the exons ATGGCAGACTTCAGAACTTCTACCCTCGATTACTTTCCAGAGAACATTTTAATTGATATTTTATCATATTTAGGTGTGCGAGAGCTCATCCGATCAGGAAG GGTGTGTAAGAGATGGAGACGTCTTGTAAAAGACCAAAGATTATGGCGAGTTGTTGATCTAACTGCATGGAAAGGG GTGACATCGCGCATGCTGTGGGTTCTTCTACGCCAGTATCTGGGCACTGGGCTCCGATGCCTGCGGCTGCGTGGCTTGCTGCTCTCTGCTAGAGGTGGGGCCTTTCTCTCAGAGTCCTGGCTCAAGGCTTTGTCCTCCAGGTGTCCCCGTCTGCGTAGTCTTTCCCTGCTGCACGCAGACCTGAGAGGCTTGCACAGTTGCCAGCTCCTGCCCACAACACTGCAGGTCCTAGAGTTGCGTGGCTGCGAGCTACCACAGGGCTTTTTCACCCAGACCCCACTCAGTCCTGAGAAACAAGCTGGAATGGCATCAACCGCTGCTACTCAGCAACAGGGACGTGTTCAAACTGGGAAAGTGCCTGCCTCCACATCAGGGATTGCCATTGAGACGATGGTCCTTGACAACGTGCCCTCCTTCACAGACCAGCACCTGCAGAGTCTGGCGTCTTGGTTAAGGCTTAGCCGCCTAGAGCTCCGCAACGTCCTTCGTGTCACAGCGGAAGGCCTTAGGCGCAGTGCCGCCCAAGAAACCGACTCAGGCTTAAACGGGCTCTCCAGGCTCAAGTACCTGGAGATAGGGCACTTTGGGCGGCCGGGCGCCCAGCTGCAAATGGCCTCCCTGGGGCTCGGAGTGGGCTGGCTGGGCCTAGAGGAACTAAGCCTTGGCGGTAAGGAGGTGGGACCAGGCCTGCTGTCCGCCAGCCGTCTGAGGGACCTGAAGCGCCTGCGCCTGAGATGCTGCAAGCTGAGAGAGATGCAGGTGCTACGTAGCTGCAGGACACTGCGGGACCTGCGCAGGTTGGAGTTCTGTGAGGTGTTCTTCCAGGTTTGCCCaaagacaccagagagagagggggaggtggagaggcagggagagggtgaggaggggagggagggtggcaCAGATAGTGGTGATGATAAACTGGAGGAGAATGACCCCGTGCCAAGTCTGCGCCGCTCACTTGCTGCTCTGCTGCCACAATGTGCACTGGTGTTCACCAACTGCACCGTTACAATAACCTCAGACTAG